Genomic segment of Candidatus Caldatribacterium sp.:
GCCCTGGGGCTTTCCACAGCAGAGGAGTACATTGCCTATCTGAAGTGCCGGGATGGTTCGGGGAAAGAGTTCGAAGAACTCATTTCGAGTGTTACGGTAAACGAGACGTATTTCTTTCGAGAATTCCCCCAGCTGCAAACCTTTGCTGAGTGGTGTCTCCCGGAGATTGCAGAAACCAGAAAATCAGGCCGCATTCGTATCCTCTCCGCGGGGTGCTCCACGGGCGAGGAACCGTACACGCTTTCCATCATTTGTCAGGAGATGCTCGATCCGCCTCACAACTTCTCCATTACCGCCGTTGATATCGATTACCGGGCTCTTGAGAAGGCAAGGCAGGGTATTTACGATGAGCGGTCCGTACGAGATGTGCCCAGGGTGTACCTTGAAAAGTACTTTGTGAACACTGGCAAGGGCTTTATGGTAAAAGATGAGGTTCGGCGCTTCGTCACCTTCCACAAAGTGAACCTCAACGACCAAAGAGCACTTCTTGCCCTGGGAAGAGATTTTGATTTTATCTTCTGCCGCAACGTCCTCATTTATTTCTCCGACGACTCTCGAAAACAAGTCGTTGAAGCATTCTACGCGATGATGAATCCAGGAGGATACATCTTCCTTGGCCATTCGGAATCCTTGAGCCGAATTACCAGCGCCTTCGAACTCAGAAGAATGGGAGAGAGCCTCGTGTACCGGAAACCGTTGAAGGAGCTGGTGCGGGAATGGTGAAGGTGCTAATTGTCGATGATTCGCCCACAACCCGGAATTTCCATGCATACATCCTCCGAAGTGCCGGGTTCACCGTAGTAGACGCCTCAGACGGGGCTGAAGCACTGGAAAAACTCTACACCGAGGAGGATATCGCCTGTGTCATTACCGACCTCAACATGCCCAACATGGATGGCCTCACGTTCATCCGCAGGGTGCGGCAAGAGCCCCTTTTCGTGGATTTACCCATTATCGTAGTCACAACCTTAGACGAGGCTGCAGATCGAAAAGAGGGCATACGAGCTGGAGCAAATTTCTACCTCACAAAACCAATTCAACCATCCATTCTTGTGGAAAGCGTGCGGATTGCCATAGGAGGTTGATCCTCGTGCGCTTTTCCCCTGAAGACGTGGAAATCCTCATGGGAGTTCTCGAGGAAGCTCCAGATTACCTCTCGAACCTCGAGGAGCAGATTCTTGCGCTTGAAAAAAGCCAAGAGGAGGAATTACTAAATTCAATTTTCCGTTCTTTCCACTCTCTCAAAGGTATTGCTGGCTTTGCAAGTCTTACGCCCATCGTGGAGGTGTGCCACCAGGCTGAGGACCTGATCAAGGAGCTCAAGAGTGGAAAAAGAGCGAAAAGCTCTGCACTAATTGATGCCCTCCTGAGGGCTGCCGATTTCGTAAAACAGGTACTCGACTGCCTGAGAAACGCCACCGCAGGGTACTCGGGCGGTACTCTTGAAGTGGACGTTGAGGGCCTTGGAGAGAAAGAAGTGCTGGCAGAAATTGAACGGGCCACCCAAGAAAAACCTGGGGAATCCT
This window contains:
- a CDS encoding protein-glutamate O-methyltransferase CheR, producing MIFGFREFREIRDYIYARTGVHIGDQKVYLLKRRVEERLKALGLSTAEEYIAYLKCRDGSGKEFEELISSVTVNETYFFREFPQLQTFAEWCLPEIAETRKSGRIRILSAGCSTGEEPYTLSIICQEMLDPPHNFSITAVDIDYRALEKARQGIYDERSVRDVPRVYLEKYFVNTGKGFMVKDEVRRFVTFHKVNLNDQRALLALGRDFDFIFCRNVLIYFSDDSRKQVVEAFYAMMNPGGYIFLGHSESLSRITSAFELRRMGESLVYRKPLKELVREW
- a CDS encoding response regulator encodes the protein MVKVLIVDDSPTTRNFHAYILRSAGFTVVDASDGAEALEKLYTEEDIACVITDLNMPNMDGLTFIRRVRQEPLFVDLPIIVVTTLDEAADRKEGIRAGANFYLTKPIQPSILVESVRIAIGG